The DNA region TTGGAAATACCACTCAGCACAGGCAACAGGCACTGCACGTTTGCGATAAGCGGTGATTCCCTCGCAGTATCTACTGAAGTGTGCACCACGCCAGTTCGTCCATTTTGTCTCGGCGCACGGCACCTGCAGCGTATAAACCCGCTGACGCAAAACAGGTACAACTGGATGTATCTGatgcgcgtttgtgtgtgtgtttgtgtgttttatttaaccTGAAAGAAACCCCCTGCTGTTGGGATTCGCCGCCGTGAAGGTGAACACTGCAAGGTACTAAACGCCACTTTCCGCCATCTTGTTTTTCGTTTCAGGTTGAGGGCTGGCAACTCTCAACTCATCTCGGGGCGTTATCTAAAGCGTTAAAATTTCAGTGGAATTAAACGGTGAATTTATCGTAAGTATCAACTCAACCCTtcccttctccccccccccccccacacactcTTTCGCGAATGTTCGCTTACGCTTCGTCTTGTTCTTCGCCCCTTCCCCGCAACCAGTCACTATCCCGATGGCACAAGCAACTGAGTTCGTCAACGACTGCCGCTCATGGCGAGAAATCCTGTCGGCGAAGTCGTGCGTCGGCCGCGGTGCCGACGGCGCCCGACCAGCGCCTGGAAGAGACGATCTTCTTTTACGGAGGCCTAGTCAACCGGAGCGATCGGAATGCGTACTCGCCGCTGGACgagccactgctgctgctgcacgccgCCGCACCGCCGGAGGACGAGGCGGCCGGCTGGCTGAACACCACGACCACGATGCTGTGCTCGCCGGGGGCGTCGGCTGGCGCGGCCGACGCCAGCACCGACGCGGCCTGGTGGTCGCCGGGAAAGGGCCGGATGGACGTGGGGCGCACCAGCGCTACAACAGGTGAACGGTCGCCGGGCGACGGGCCACGGACGGCAGCACCCGGCTGCCGGAATGAGTTTGACAAAGCAACCAGCGCGAGCTTCAGTGGTGCTGAGGCGAGCATAACTGTACACGACGTATGTAATAagagcggcggcagcggcagcagcaacggcggcagcggccgccACCACGACAGTagcggcggctgcggcggccAGTTTTCTAGCGGAGCACGGAGCCATGTGGCCCCGGGCAGCTGCAGCGGTGGTGGGACCGCTGCAGCCGCCACTCCCGCCGGTGCGCCCGCAGCAGTGCGGCAGCACCAGCCCACCAGCATCATCTCCCCCAAGAAACCGTGCGACTACAGTAGCATCATTAGCGTTAGAAGCAGTAGCAGTAATAGCAATAgaggaggcggcggcggcggcggcggcggccggccGTACGGGCCACAGTCGTACGGTGGCGGTCCGGGGTCCAccacccccaccaccaccaccaacaccgccGCCCTAGCCACAGCCCTgtcaccaccaacaccaccaccatcactacTACTACCGGACATCGACTGGACGAACGAGACGTGCCTGGGCGGTGCCGGGACCGATCACGACTTTACCAACACGATCGTCGACGGTCCCGCCGGCCACCATCTCTGGTTGCGTTCGCCgaccgccagcagcagcagcagcaacatcaccgACACCGAGCTCGAGCGCAGCCTGGACGAGTACCAGCATGTCCGGGGCATGGGGCCGGCCCGCACCGCGCTCGAGACGAGCATCGACTGCGCGAACCTGCTCGACGAGCTGCAGGTCGAGCTGGCGCAGCCGGCCCTCGCCCTCAGCTCGCCCGTGTCGCTGCACGAGGAGATCGAGCAGCTGTCGAGCGCGTTCGACTGCGACGCCTCCAACCATCTGGTGTCGACGGTCACGGCCGAGCCggtggccgccgccgccgccggcgcCCTCCCATTTCTCGGGCTGGCCGCCGACGACACTGAACCGATCTCGCTCAACATACTCAAGTGGCTGCAGGAGGACATCTCGACCGGGCTGCTGCCGGAGCAGCAACCGCCGCACCAACCATCGCCCGCCCCGGACCTGTTCGAGCAGAGCCTCGACCAAATACACAACATCACCGGGCTTGCCCGGCTCGGCAAcaaggcggcggcggcggcgagtCGACGTATCGGTGCTACCAacgctactactgctgctgtaaCGAACACAACGACGaccacaacgacgacgacgcacaGTGCGGATCCGCAGCGCGACCACAACTACTTCGCCATGAAGCGACGCCTCCagcaggaggaagaggaggaggtggaggcgcaggaggaggaggaggagcaggaggagattCGCATCAGCaagaccagcagcagcaagatgCCCCGGCTCGCCAGCGACGAAGGCCGGTGGGCGACGGCCGGCGAGAGCACGATCTTCTCAGCGCCACCCGCCACCAATACGATCTGCAAACAGctgcatcaacaacaacaacaacaacaacagacgaCGAACGCAATGGGCAGGAAGCTGTCCTCCCTTGCCAGCCGCAAGGCGGCCACACTCGCCATCAACGTGAGCCACAAGACGAGCGAAGCGGCCCCGGCACACTCCACCATCAATGGGCAGGCGCTGGCAGCACTGCtgcagacgacgacgacgacgactactACGACGACGCCCAGTACCTACGAGCCGTCGCTACGCGTGCCGCCGCTAGCAGCGGCCGCCACACTCAACACGCCCGACCTCACCAACGACATACTAGATTTGGAAGATGAAAAGTTTGATCTGCTGTCGTTCATCGACACCAATGACGTAAGTGTCGTGGTAGTAGTAATAATAGTAGAAGAAGTAGCAACGTGACAGTGTGCCTAacattcgctctctctctctctctctctctctctctctctctctctctctttctttctttctaaaaaaaacaggaatcGTTAGAATTTAACCCCTACCACGCGACCGTCGAGGAGAAGCCGACGCTAGAGCTGCTGGCGTCGCCGGCCGCCATTACGCCGGCGGGACGGACGCGCACCATCCTCGCGCCGAAGCAGCCACCGCAGAAGAAGGAGGGAGGCAGCGATGCCGAGCGGCAGATCTGCCAGCTGCTGACGCTGGACAGCCTGCGGCAGCTGACGAGCGCCGCCGAGGATGTGGCGAACCGGGCGGCCGCCGGCAGTACCAGCGCGTCCCCTACCGGCGGCAGCAACCAACACCACGGCGGCAGCATCGGGCGGCGTACCAATGCGAGCAGCAGCGCGTGCAGCATCGGGTCCCGCTCGTCCGCGTCGTCCGTGTGCGGCGACTCGGGCTCGGACGTGTCGtccagcaccaccaacaccaccgccaaGACGCCGAAGCGGCGGGGCCGCCCGCCCAAGCAGGCCGGCACCGTGCGGGACCGGTCGCAGTACCAGCATCTGAGCGAGGCCGACTGGCGCTACCGGGAGCAGCGGGACAAGAACAACGAGGCGTCCCGGAAGTCGCGCATCAACCGGAAGGACCGCGAGCTGAAGCTGGAGCTGGAGGCGGACCGGCTGAGCGCCCAGCACCAGAAGCTGTCGTACGAGGAGCGCCGCCTGCAGCAGGACTGCCAGCGGTGGCGCAAGGCGGTCATGAAGCTGGCCCTGCTGTAAACCCGctggctgttgtttttttgttgctgtgagGTTAGGTCGCGAGggaggggtttttgttttgctccctGCTTTTATATATACATATTGTTTAGTACTAATCTTAAGGCCACTAACATATATAGGCCACCTACCGTTATCAACGCGGCGCCATTTTGCTGCGAACACGTGGTTGTTTCGTGCGCCATTGTTTCTCTGCGGGGCGTGTGAGATAACCACCGACAACAAGTGGGCGATTATCGATTTTCTGTACGTCAGtaccttgtttttttctttctctcttctcaaTTGCGCCCACGTGCAATCCTAACCCCCTAATGTTTCCCAAGCCCCGCAGTGAGCGTGGTTTTAACCTAAAATGGCGGCGACGCGCAGTGCCGTTTATCTCGTTGTTGCCCCGGTTTCTCTGTTTTCTGTCGAATAACGCACGAATACACGTTTCGGTACGGCAGTTTTGTTTGGTAGGAATAATCTCTTATTCTTTTCTTATTGTGGGgcttgtattttgttttgttttcatttcttctaCTATGCCCCACGTCTGCTTGGTGGGTTAGTTGTACCCGGTGGTGGTTTTAACACTATGTACTCTGCACAGATTTTAAAGTAAAGAACGTTTTACGTCCTGTAATCAACTAACCGTAGTAATTAGCTGTTTAaaagaaacagagaaaaaacacacatataagATGATAATTGCTTGTGACGGCCGCGGAAGCCTCCAACAGGCTTGTTTGCATCGTTGTGCATTGCTATTTTAAACATCTTCTTGTATCAATAAAGGCAGAattgccacaaaaaaaaaaacatcccacatgttttgttattttttattccgCTGTTCGTATATTACCACTGCACACGTGTCAATCTTTCGAGGCAACTGTCTCGGAGggatgaggaaaaaaaacagcacttcAAGGTTTTCTATCTCTCCGAAcccgaaaaaaaatcctccgTGTGCGTGTCAGAAAATGTTAACCTCGAGCCCGGTAAAGCCCTTGGTAAAGGGCCGCCCAGGGGAGGATGGAGGCAAAGACAACCCttcccccccaaaaaacaaaaaccgcagACAACAACCGCCCTTGAACCTGCGCGCTGCGGACGTGGTGCGTGACAAACAACATCTTCTCGTTCTCTATTGCGTATTGCGCGGCTCGAAAAGGGCAGCTGAAGGTCGTGACCAAAACAAACGCCCCGAAAAAAAACGTCTGCGCCATAACATACGACAGTGGCTCACAGTCAAAGTAGTGGggatgtatgtttttttttattcttccatATTCGTTTAAAGCAATAATAGGGAAGGTAAAGGTTTGATGtgtgaatttttaatttgatacATGAATATTTAAACCCAACCTTTGTTTACCACGTGCGCTCTTGTGGAAGGGTTTCATCCAAACGTTTTTGGACTGATGATAAATTAGACGCAGATGAGGTGCTGCCGTCCCTACCGTCTCTGGAGGCGCTCACTGATTTTGATACTGATAGTGTTATTGGCTCTGCTATCTTGGAAGGGACAATCGTACCTACAGACAATGTCTGTGAAAACGCGGAAGTAAATTGTTGAGGTAATTAGTACCTTTTACAGTTGACACAGCCTCCTGAAGACCTGAAGACCAGAAGAGCACACCGGCTCGATGAGGCTCTAAATAATGCTGGCAATATCTACTCTtagttttttacttttattcgACTTTGACTGTCTAATTTCGAAttcgattgttgtttttttttcggaaaaCTTCCTGTGTGCGTCTTTTAGAACTCTTCCGAGCTATGCTCatgcaaaaaatcaaatcgatATCAGATCGAAAACCCTCGGAAAGCCATGCACAAATGAGAAGAAAAGGTATTGAACTTGCCAATGATGACCAATATGGATCTCAAATCGTTTAATATCAGTTATTAGCAGTCAACTGTGTTGGGAGGTCATCTGCGTATTACATAACCTAGACCAGGCGCTATACGACCTAATTTTTGGTCTAATTCTGAAAAGAGTGTTACTGTTATTcataatttcaaatttattacATCTTTTAGGAGTATCACAAATGAagcagtagaaaaaaaaatattaccatTAAAGACCAATTTGTCCCAAGTGTTATTCATCATTAGTTGGATAGAACAAATAACTGCTTCGAATTGTTTCAAAAGTTTTCATCCAGGCTTGGTTACAAAGCATGTTTAGACATGTGATAACGTAAATCGTATCCTCAGACAGTTCTTAATGGATAAGCACTCTCCATAACATTGTAGACACCCTCGCAACAATCCTAATCATTAATGCTACTTCTGGATTTCATtgggattaaaaaaaaacatgaatcatatttttttggtacaggacccaaaacaaaaaggaaggaagtgaGGACTTCTCCTCATTGTTATATAGAAATATCTCCCAACCATTCATTTATTTCCCGCCATTTATTTGTAGTAATTATGGAACTGCCTAGATAAACCACCAAAATCTGCCACATTACATAATCCCTCAGTACTTCTTATTAAAATTCTAATAACTTAAAGATTATGAATGACAATAATTCCCTCTTCAAAATTGTACTACggtgaaatctctctaagatGTAGTCTCTACAAGATGAACTGTGAACATTTTGACGATTCCGTCACATTCCACACATTCTATATCTATTCAAGATGAATGTATCTCTAAGGCGAATATCCTACAAGCTGGGTATGCGATTTAGCAgccaaaattcaaaaatataggTCAAAGGATACCATGTTTTTTCCCGTGGTTTCTGGGATACTTCATACCAACACCTTCATTAGTTTTCCTTAACATGAATATCTCTCTAAGCTGACGGTTCCTTGAAGATTTACCTTAGAAACATTGCTCTCTAAGAGGAATACGCATTAGACCACTCAACAAAGTCGATTGCGAATTTCGGATGTTTTGCCATGGCAGATGAAGACGTGCGTGCAGGCATGTTTTGAAGATCTTCGAAGATGTTCGAAGACATTCGATTATTATCAATTCCTTCTCAGGTTTGGcgacaaaattgttggagtagAGCTTCTGTATCATGTTTGTTCAGAAGTTCTGGATGGCACACCGCACAGTGAGAAATTCCGCCAAAAATCGCCTACAATCCTTAGTGTCATTGCTAGCCGCTGCGAAGCTAGTGGACGCGATTTCTGCTTTCTGATATGTGTGCCAATATTTCCACAGGTAATAGGTAGGTTTCACTGTTTGCCCAGTTGCACTGATCTCTCTGGCCAGGTGAACTCAGCGATGGAGCCCTCGGCTTTCATTTTGAGCTTTCTTTGGAACCTCAAGTCTCTCCGGGTCATGCACACGTTACAGACTGTCCGACTTTCATTTCAGTTTTCGaagtttttttaaaacatatcGCCCCAATTTTTTGCAGTATCATATAGCTAAAGTATATCCTCAAACCCGTGCAAAGAAAGTTTTCCGAAAAAATGGTCTCATAAACTGTCCAAGAAGCCTGAAAgtcaaaaaaaagaaggaaaaaggaGATACCCGGCTTTAGGTGCCACTGCCACtatacaaaaacaacacaaccgcCATTGCTATCGATTCGTTATATTTTGCGGTGTATATTCGCTTCGATATTACACTGAACTGTACTGTACTCGCTAGCTCTAATTGTCTGCTGACAGCGTTGGTGAGTCTACTGCGAGCGAAAAGGGAATGGAGTAATAACATTTACACATGCTTGCTTGCTAAACCTTAACCTACTACCGGGAGCACTTTGGCTGCACAATGATGATTACAAAACATATAAAGATATaaacttataaaaaaaacacatacacacatatactaaTATATCCTTCGCGTCTATCTGATATCACGGTTCAACACGCCTCGCCCTTTTCTGACTCGCATTATTTCTTGCTGGACAGCTGCCCGATCATGTTTTCGACCTTTGCCATCAGCGCGGAATCGTTGCAGTGGTCGTGAATCTTCAGCAAGCTGTCGATGTCCTTCTGCATGAAC from Anopheles coluzzii chromosome X, AcolN3, whole genome shotgun sequence includes:
- the LOC120948447 gene encoding mucin-19-like — encoded protein: MLCSPGASAGAADASTDAAWWSPGKGRMDVGRTSATTGERSPGDGPRTAAPGCRNEFDKATSASFSGAEASITVHDVCNKSGGSGSSNGGSGRHHDSSGGCGGQFSSGARSHVAPGSCSGGGTAAAATPAGAPAAVRQHQPTSIISPKKPCDYSSIISVRSSSSNSNRGGGGGGGGGRPYGPQSYGGGPGSTTPTTTTNTAALATALSPPTPPPSLLLPDIDWTNETCLGGAGTDHDFTNTIVDGPAGHHLWLRSPTASSSSSNITDTELERSLDEYQHVRGMGPARTALETSIDCANLLDELQVELAQPALALSSPVSLHEEIEQLSSAFDCDASNHLVSTVTAEPVAAAAAGALPFLGLAADDTEPISLNILKWLQEDISTGLLPEQQPPHQPSPAPDLFEQSLDQIHNITGLARLGNKAAAAASRRIGATNATTAAVTNTTTTTTTTTHSADPQRDHNYFAMKRRLQQEEEEEVEAQEEEEEQEEIRISKTSSSKMPRLASDEGRWATAGESTIFSAPPATNTICKQLHQQQQQQQQTTNAMGRKLSSLASRKAATLAINVSHKTSEAAPAHSTINGQALAALLQTTTTTTTTTTPSTYEPSLRVPPLAAAATLNTPDLTNDILDLEDEKFDLLSFIDTNDESLEFNPYHATVEEKPTLELLASPAAITPAGRTRTILAPKQPPQKKEGGSDAERQICQLLTLDSLRQLTSAAEDVANRAAAGSTSASPTGGSNQHHGGSIGRRTNASSSACSIGSRSSASSVCGDSGSDVSSSTTNTTAKTPKRRGRPPKQAGTVRDRSQYQHLSEADWRYREQRDKNNEASRKSRINRKDRELKLELEADRLSAQHQKLSYEERRLQQDCQRWRKAVMKLALL